In Besnoitia besnoiti strain Bb-Ger1 chromosome I, whole genome shotgun sequence, the genomic window ATCGTCGCAGCGCTCTCGAAGCTTTGACGCTCTCCATGTTCCTTCTCAGTCTTTTTGGCGTTTTTTTCGGTCTCCGGCGCGTAGTGCTCTGCGCCGCATCGCgagtctcctgtctctccgttTCGCTGCGCGTTGCGAtcaggagcgcgagcgcatcgggctcgcggcgctaCACGCCTTCCTGCAGATGCTTTTCCTCGACAACTTCCTGCACGCCGACCTCCACCCCGGCAACGTCAtgcttcgccgcgggcgctgtcTCGTCCCTGCGGCCGAGGACGCAGccctgcgcgcgggcgcctctggtgccgctgcagaggcctccagcgagcagagagaacAGGTAAGAGGCTGAAAGAAGATATCTAGAAGGGGAGAGAAAACGGGCGCGACACGTTGTTGAATGGGGCGGATGCGCGGCGCTGTGGGTTCTGCGGCTCGAGGCGGGTGCAAGGTTGCACTTGGGTAGTACGCCTAGCCATCTGCACGTGTAGAGTATTCTGTCTGGGATTCAATGCGTCTGACTGGGCTTCTGCGCCCGGGTGATACTCCAGCACTCTCCCCCCGCATTCACTCGCATGCACGTGTTTCTACATCGGACTGCATCATTTTATCCCAGAGTTCCTAGCGACCTCCTAAACAtcccgccgtctctgcggcgtctccagtGTGTATCCTGATCTCCGCACTTCCCTTACATCTCGAAATACTATGCACTCATATAGACGTGGCGGATATACACATTTGTATCTACttctgtatgtatatatgcaggTGTACGAACTGTGTGCATGCAATCATATGTTTTTTGGTCCGGCTCGCAGCACACGGCCGCCGATCGTGTTTGCTAGGGATCAtccggcgcttcgcgcgtcgccgtgtGTGTTTCGTGCTCTCCTACGCGATATCGCGCCCGCACGTCTGTTCGCGACCGAGTTGCGTCGAGCTGGCAAATTCTGTTGCTTTTGCGTAACCCCTGGGCGCATGCCGTTCTCTTTCGCGTGATTTACAGCTgccttcagctgcgccgTTTCCGTCGGGCGGCAGCTCGGTTCCCATTATTCCTCTAGCCCGCTTCGTCAcatgcagcgaggaggactGGCACCACCGagcctcttctccgtctctctcctcgcctttgcGCGGGGAATCCGAgagcccgcgcgcctcttggCCTGCCTGCGAGCCGGGAGAAAGGGAGCggcacgcgcgcctgccgatAAGCGCCGCCCGCTatgcgccgcagctgcagctcgtcTTTCTAGACTCAGGCTTGGCGGCCTCGCTCAGCGTCCAGGATCGAGAGAATTTCTTGCTGCTTCTCAAAGCCATTGCCCTCGCCAGAGGCGAAGCTGCGGGTTCGTCTCCGAGCAGTCCACCAGCAAAACTGCGAGCTAGTTGCGAGTCAATTCTGCTTCCTGCTCGGATCATGCGTACGCATCGATATGTGAATACATAATAATAATATGtgacagagagagcgccaTCCACCCATGGGCATTTCTTCACTTTTTCGTGTATCTGTTCTGTTGGCTTGCCTATCCCACATGCGGGAGAGACCTTCACCGCAGCGCACATAGGTGTTTCCTTCAATCTGACGGTGTGCACCGAGACGTATTTGGACAGATTAACCAATAATTCGTCATCCTGACTCTTCGGCATCGTTcatcgccttcctctccctctcgctttCGATGCCAAGATTCAGTTTACATTGTTGCGTGTCTGTTTCCTTGCCAGGGCGCCTGCTCGTTgagcgcgcgaagcggcgcttGGCTGACGCAGACGTGGAGCCTTTCATCCGAGGCGTCGCAGATATGGTAAAGAAGTATCATTTCCAGGTGAGAGTCGtagaggagaggagaggacgccggcagcgcagcggcagagccCGCTGAAACGTACGGCGGCGACTTGGGAGAGGAAAACTGCCGAGTCAAACACTCTGCATGTTTCACGTTGCTATTTCACATTTGCTGCTGCAcgcaggaaggcgacggcgtccgCTTGGGGGCTGTTCAGCTTGGAGAAATTTTTTCCAAGATGCTCGACCTCAGTCGCCGACACAGAGTCGTCCTCGACAGTCAATTCGCAAACGTAGGCGGGGAACAACGTACAGAGGGCGGTGCGCGGGCATTCGCTCTATGCGCACTGCTGCGTCGCAAGCTCACTCATGTATCTATGTTACGATGTCTCTAAGTTTTCGGGGGCGGTGAGAGTCAGTCAACCCCGTGGATGCGGAGCCTTTCGTCGCCATTTACACGTACACGACACCGACGTGCGTTACTTACGAGCTGATTGCCCTCCGCATGTAGATTCGCGTTTCAGCTCTGAGTCCGCATGGTCGATAAAAAACCGATGCAGATGTTGAGTTTTCCTgtatgcgcatgcgcatgcatatgAGCACGTCGTGCAAACCTTGAGACCAGCGTTCGGGTGGGTTGCGAGTACCTGAAATAGAATTAAGATGTACGTGGCATCATGGCAGAAACGCGTATTACACTGGAAAGCGCTAACGCCTGGATTGTGTGCATCGGCTCCGTCGTCAGGAGGGATTTCGTTTTGCGTCTTGCTGGATAACCTCCAGAGAGCGATCGGGATGTTAGAAGCATTCCGCAGTCCAGCCCGCTCCTCGCAGTGACAAGGGGGACACCTTGTGCGCACAGGCGGGCGCCAGGTTCCTCCGTCGGGGCATCTGTATGCCAGACAAACGCGCCGCATGGACGGACTCAATACTCATAGCCTGTGCGCTGCGTGTGGCCTTTTTAGGTGTTTCTAGCCATCAGCATTCTGGAAGGCGTAGGCAAGCAGCTCGACCCCCACGTGGACATTCTCAAGACGGCGCTGCCGTACACAGTCCGCGCTGCCAGAAACCTTTACTTGTCAAAAACACGCCGACGACAGGTGCCTAtggaaagcgaagaagactccAGAAGGGAAGAAAGTCGTGACACGTTGTAATGCGGAGCGGCCAGAGACGGAGAGGCCACACCACGCGGTCAGTCTTGTGGCCTCTGCCTTCTTTGCTTCCTGTGTCCGCGACCTGGCTGCACATCAGCGAACATCATCAGAGTGGTTTTTTGCAATTTCGAGAAAAGTTGTTTGCAGCACAAGGCTTTATACGGCGTCTGTCCCCACCTACATCTAGTGTTCACGTAGAGCGGAGGCTTCCACAGGCACTACAATCGTCTACTCACGGCCCGCGCTGAGCGCTGCCACATGCTGCCGCGCTGGGCTGGCTGCTTGTCAAGTTGCTTGTATCTTGCTAGCTTGCTGGGTGTCTTGGATTGAACTATGAAAACTCGCATCACGCATGGCATGCCCAGCGTCTCACGCACCCGGGACGGTGAAGTGGCGAAGAAGGGACTTCGGTAACTTCAGCACGTACCCACTCACAATCGCGGGATTGCGTGTATGCCCGAAATCATGGAGTCAACGGGCCTTATGCAGGGACATGACCGCTTTCTTGAGTGCTTCTTTCAGCCGCGCTGGCTTTACAAAAGCAGCATTTGATAACCCAACTGCTGTAACGAACTGCGGCATGTCTTCTCAGATCAAAGCGTCGACATCTGTCTGCGACTGAATAGAGCTAGAGTTCTGCGTATCCCGGtcttgccggcgccgcgctgcagctaGTTGCAGCATTCCAGTGGCCTCGCTATTATGTCCTCTCTGGGAACTGGTGAAAAACAACGCAGAGCTTGCTTCCTTGTTTTCTCGGGCCTCCCCGGCTGAGACTAGTATCGTATCTTTTCCAAGCATCTACCGACTATAAGCTACGACATGCGGTTGGAGTCTGTACAGTTGGGTGAACGAGGCGCGCTTGCCACCCACAGCGAAGTGTGCCTCCCTTAGTTGGTATGAAAACGCTTTTTTCTGGTGCCCCTCTCGTGAGGATATAGGGGCCTCGCAGCGGATCCCTGCCTAAAGTGGCGTCCCACACCGTCTTACTGCAGGAGCGCGACGCACCCTTGCAACCAACTCGCAGTTGCTCAGCGCCTGACGAATATGAATCGTTGCTGTGACGCCTGATGTAGGCATCAACTGCCTGGTACTTACACACTCTGTTGATAAATACACGGTCATTTGTGGGTGCCAGAGCGCGTACGGCACATTCATGACCCGGCTAGCTGCTGGGTCATCGCAGCTGTGGCATGTCTCAAGTCGCGAGATGTGAAGCAGTTGAGGAAGTCGTGGCTCTGCCGCGTCCCGGAGCAGTGGATCGAGGAGAAAGTCAAAGCGAAGGGACATGGTTCCGAGCGTCGTGATAAAGTCTGCTTCCAGGAGAACAAAATAGGTCTTGCACCCAACGTAAGGGGACCGTTTCCTTCACCACAGCCCACAAAGCCTGCCGTCTTGAGAACAGTGTGTCACGTGCTGTGGCTGAGTTCTCGGGAGGCTGGCCTAGTTTTCACTTTCGTGTACACCTTTCTGCCAAGCCTTTCGTACCAGTCGTGGACCAGTATTCCATGCCTAGTTCTTCAGTTCAGAGCGAACGTCTCCTCACGTTGCGACACTGCTCGGTGTCACCGTTGCGGATTCTGCAGATCTACGGGGCGGACAACCACCGTACACGTGTCAAGCCTCAGGCAAGTCCTTTGGGAAGAGCGACTCAGTCTCGTAGCCAGTAGCATCTACACACGGTGCGGCGAACGTCGGATATCACGCTCTCACTGCACCCTAGATGCACATCCGCCTACGTGGAACGATTGACTAAAGACCATAGTATCACCGTCTGCAGCTCACCTCAAGCGATACTCATGGATACACCGAGAGTGCTACTAGCGACAACTTCGACTAGCACTCTACGCACCACACCCGAAACGCTACGCCTGCTCACCCTTGAGCTAAACGCGGCGTGGAAGCGGTCCCGCGCTGCTGGGTCATACGGATGATAGCACAGATGTCGATGTGAACGCTCGCGTCTTGGCTGGCGACCTGCACAAAGACGCGCAACGAACCCGATACCGACTGAAGTGGGGACGCGTTGCTAAACGGCATGACAGAGACAGCAAAACTGAGGCTGAGCAGGGACGCCTCGCGGACGGGGGCCAGCTCCTTTGCACCGCAGTCTGAAGTCAACTTGTGCAACGAATCGCTTGCCGAggacgcaggaggcgacCGAGTCGTAATGTCTGCgattctgttctaattccccgtggtaagCACAGTCAACTCACTCTCAGCGTGTGTGCCTGCCACGAGCTTGCGGCATGCAGACTGGCATCGCTCTCGCTCCGACAGTCGCCACTGTCGAGTTGCAACACTGCAGAAATGCCGTTGTTTCCGGGCTAACTCGTCGCCCCTCAGTTGCTCGTTGGCCTTGCCACAGAGGGCTGGCGCGGTCGTGTTGCGGGGCTGAGTGGGAAGCACTGTCGGCACCTCGAGAACGAGTCCACTCACCAGCCTTTGACTGTCCCGTTGGTGCGTGCCCTTGGCGATTGCCGTGGGGATTTCTTTGGCATATTGCCTCCCGAGACGTCATCTCAGTCGCTACCACCTGCCTCCCGTTCCGGTCCAGTATCTCCGTGACCCGCCCCTGCATTTCATAATGCTACCTGTCAATGTCGGACGCGGTAGCTGAACTCTGCTTTTCTCGATGTTCCTGAGTGGATTACCACAATACCACGGACGCCCACATTCGTCGACAGTAGGGTTCGGTCTGTGTCGCGGCCCGGTTAcggcggagctgctgcagtgtGCCAAATTTCTGATGTGTGGATTCTACGAACACAGTCCTGTCGCGTGCTCTTCTGCCCGTTCGCCCGCTCCGGCGAACATGTCCTGTGTCTGGCTAGGTGTACGTGCGGTCGCGCCTCGAACGCCATGACGATGTCGAATCGTCTGGAACGTTTGCCGTGGTTCGGCATTCGGCGGTGTCTGCTACAAAACCGCCCGCTCCGCCTCCCCGCCTTGAGTCGAGGGGGGCAGGCGCGGATTGGACGCTCGTGTTGTCCCCATCTAGCGGCCGCGCCACGTGTTAGCGGTTCGCCAACGAGTCCAAGCCACCAGGCTCTGTAGCTGTATGGGCCGTTTGTCCCGGTTGCCGAGTCGACCCAGAGCCAACCTGTCGCCTGAAGGTCTGAATCCTCCTCCTCAACCATTTCTCTCTTGTCAGTGTCCTCTTTGTCGCGTTGAGAAGCCGAGACTCCGTACGGCACCTCATCCCGCTGATCACTCGGCATAATGCCAGCTGGACTGCAATGTAAGGCGGGCGAGTCCAGGTCCCCGCGTGAAGGCGGGCAGTCCTGAGAAGTAGTCATATTAAGTAATCTAGGTCGAAGAAGAATGAACAAGTCGAGAAGAAAATTGAGATTTGGATATCTTGAATATCGTGGAACACTTCATTAAGGAATAAAAATGAAGACATGGTGGATTCAACCCTGAGGTGCACTAGCCGTTCTCGGCCAAGACACTCTGCATGAGACGTCTGGGACGACGCCAGTCACTCATTATCGGCTGAATGAGTTTGCCACCCGCGTGCAAATATCAGATACATCTTCCTCCCGCTATTGCATGCACGACGAACACAGTTCCGGTTTCTCAGGCTGAAGCTTTTCTGGGGTCCTAAACAAACGCCGAGATGCTGCTAGAGCCGGTGGCGAATCGTGGGAGGCGAGACCATTTGGTTTGGCAGAGAGTGCTAGATCGTCCTACAGCTCCCGATGCGTGATGCAGTACGGTgaagcgcacgcgccggTTATATCGCGGTACTCTGCTATGACATACGAAACACCTGATCTGGCTTTCTAATGGCACAACGGCCCGAGCCAGTGGCCATATATTTCCATAGTGATGTCTCCTCTCGGGATGTGTCATCTTGCAGGTTAGTGAGCACAGTCTCTACTGAATGGGGACAGACGACAATGTGCAAGAAGCTCGAGCTGCACATGCCGGCCACAGGAGAAAATGCTGGTTGTGGTTACACACAATGCCAGCTCATCAGGCATCATATAGAGAGCTTAGTGCTGCAGAATGCTTCAATGCCCTCCAGGCAggggggcgcgggcgagtgTGCTCCGTCCGTCCTGACTACGCATCCGTTCCAATCGCGTCCTAAAACGGTGAGACAGCAGCACGCCATCTGCATTCGAATGCTGCAGTTTGCCTTTCGCATAGAAACAGCGGGTTAGGAAGACTCTAGGTGgcgcgccctctgcttctACTTCTGGACGCTTGATGAGTAAATGTGACCTCGCTATATATCACGGAAACCTGGTTTCATCAACTAGCTCTGTTCGCCATCACTTCTGCAGTTCCTGAAGCATCCGCACTTTATGACTTGCCTCGCATACTCAGCGCGCGCAAGAAGCATAGTTGTTACGCGGCACCCAGGCCTCGCGCTGAGCTCAAGCGTTTCCACCTGTAATAAAAAAGGTAGATGCAAAACACCACGTGCATGATACTATTGCAGGGCAACGGCCTGCGGCACCCCTatggcggcggagagcgttAACGAACAGTTTGAAGAACGGGTGAATGCCTCTGTATCCGGTTGACGGACTTCGGTCACTTGTAGAAAGCGTGCGTCCCTTTGCTGCGGCGTGACGAAAAGTATGCTTTCGTGGCGCATATTCACATGCTATCTCCCATCAGAAGCAGAAAATTAACGCAAGACATACCGAATATTGCAGGGTAACAGAGGCAACAGAAATAAACGAGGCCATTTCTGGAGCCGCACACGGCGAGAACTTCGGTTCTGCGCAGAGGTAGCAGAGGACTGCTGCTGTGAAAACCGATCGAACAAGAAAATGGACGGTAACACTAGATACGTCTTTTCTGTCATCGTAAGAAGCTGTGCTCGTGCAGGTCCCACGCGACGGTAACTCGGATCGGGGAGAGAAATTACAGAGCACTCATCCACGTAAAGAAAGATGGTGCGTCCGGCTTGTCCCGTCTCTGTTCAAACAGTTCCACCACCGACTCATCACTGCAGCCTTCCCACGCGTTGGCAGTTCCCCACGGACTGTTGCTGAGCGAATGCACTGCTACGAACGTCGAGACGAACTATCGATACACGcctaaacctaaaccctatgtatacctaaaccctaaacggTTTCCGAGCAGCAATTTTGTTAATTAAAAACTTGTGGAGCGCTCCCCTTTGGTAAGGCAACACGGCAACGCCTATTTGGCTGGAACCCGAACTGTAGCTTCAAGTTGTATCCTGCAAAACATCTGTACGTAGGCCTTGTAGGATTGACGAGtgtgcgctgctgctgacaCTTCATTTGCTTGCACAAACGGCATCGCAGCGAAAAAATCACCCTGACCAATAGTAAACATTAAACAACGGACTGTGAGACATGGTGAGCTCTTGAGAACCTTCAGTCTCGCACGTTATCTCTGCTCGCCTGCTACGGCCAAAGTTGATACCCTGTTTCCTGGGCGCGCCGGGATTGCCTGTCCATTCATGGACCCGTCCAAGAGAGCGACTGCATAAGCTATCACACCCCACCTGCCACGCTGGCGAGATATCCAGGAGAATAAGACTACAAAGTTCTGCCGTACCGTTCTGCCGTACCGCAGCCGGCAAGGAGAGTAGCCGCTgggcaggcgaggcagaaggagaaaaaatgGACGAGCTAAACCGGAAAAAAGGGGACATACAACACCGCCCCAGCTATCGTATCGAACACGAGTGACACCGTGGAAACAGCTTATGCGGAATCCAGCGGCTGTTCGCCTTTCTCCGGTTCCACCATCGAACACGGCCTTCCACACTTGACAAGAAGCCTGAGATGCCAAAAAACTGAGGTCTAACCCCCCTCGTGTGCCTTTCATGTTGAACTTTCGGTTTTGCGAAATACAGCACAGCGACAATGACACAGATACATGTACGCGCCGGTACGTCTAAGTATTTGCAACCAAATACAGACATATATCTTCGTCGGCCTCGCTATGTGCAAGTGGCTCGCCGATGTCTGTTGCACCTGCGATGCAGAGCACCAAGATCCGAAATGCGCCATCGCTGGCAAACTACGCTGCGCACAGGATTCGACAAAACGCAGCTGAAATAGAGGCAACTCACAAATAACCATGGCGCCCCGCTGCTGCTTGCGTCGTTCGCCGTGAACCCTGGAAATTCTGAGTTCTTTTCCTAGCCGCTGGCACGTGCCTTCTCGTGGTGCTGCCCGTATTCTCCTACGACCCGTACGTCTCAGTTTGGCTCCTCCGTTTTCTGTCCCTCATGTATGcttccgccctctgcgtccaTGTCTTCAGTCGTTTCCTCCGTGCAAGACTTATCGCCTCGATTgttctcctcgtcctctaTTCTCGCTTTCCCTCCGCGTGACAGCTGGTCCTAActtgctcgccgccgaggctgagccgcagcagcgtttGCCCTTCCCAGCGCGCACGACCGGGCGAGGAGGTTGCAACCGATACTGGATGACGTATGTGTCGGGCTGCCAAGCCTATGTCCCTCAAGGGCCTGACAGGCTGCCCGCGCATGTGTCTGATGTCTCTTTCTCGAGTCCCTCTGTAGACTGCTTTCGAGAATTCTCAACTAGTTTACTAGCTAGAATGCCAACAAACAGAGTCGCACCTACCCACTGGTTTCTTTTGAAGGCATCGCTGCATGCCTTAGGGTCGTTGAGATTCGTCGTGGTGCTTTGAACCAGAAGCTGGAGGCAACAGAGAGCCGTGCTCGCGTAGTAGGGCCAAGCCATCTGCGAACTCAAGCCCGCGCCGAGAAGGCAAGCTGCGTAGGCCGCGGAAAAGCCAGCAGTCCACAGCGGCGTACGACTTCCGAACAAGAGAGCAGTGGATTTGATCCCGACTCGTCGGTCGTCCCGCTTGTCCTGGTGCGCGTAGATCGTGTCGTAGGTGAGCGTCCAAAAGATGCCAGACGCATAGAGAAAGAGCGGCGTGAGGCCGAGGGAGCAGAAGGACGACATCGCCGCCAAACTCGGTGCAACACCCTTGCCCAGACCCCCGAACGCGGAAGAGTCCCcagagccgctgcagccgtcaGAGCTGCTCTGGGCACCCGCGCAGTCGCTGCTGAGCGCTGAGAAGTGCCCAGCAGACGCCCcctgcgaggcagcgccgctcgcctcgggCAGCCCCAACTGTCCGGTGACCGCAGTCCAGCCTACCAGAGCACCCCAGTTGAACGTGAGGCCGAGCACCAGCTGCGGCCAGTGCGTCACTCGCTTCATCAGAGGATaaacggcgacgaggccaaccgacgcgagcgccgtcACCACCGTGGCGGGGTTGAACTGcaggagcagcgcgagcgaaagCCCCAAATGcaccgacagcgacgcgagcgcagctTGGGGAGACAGACGTCCGCTCGGCAACGGACGGCTCCGCGTTCGCTCGACGCGGGCATCCAACTTCCGATCCAGCAAGTCGTTGACAATACAGCCTGAGCAGAGGGCACCGATCCACGGAGAAATGGAAAACGATGTGTGTGAGGCGGCCACACAGGCACAGCCAGCGGCGCGTGAAGCAGAACCAAGGCTGTGTGCCAAGGGGAGGAGGAGCAGCAAGCGATCCACTACACACGAGTGCTTGCGAGCCACTTAGCCAACAGTCAACGTCCCTCAGGCGCAACGCGGTACATCGGACCACGAGCATCTTCTACTGGTGACAAGCTCTACCAGAAGACACTGGGGCCCAACTCAAAGACCCGCGCGGAGGGTACCTGCGCCTTTCCTTCGTCGGTAAACATCTTCATTCCGTCCAGGCATCCACCAAGCTGCCTTTTTGTCGCTCGAGGGCATCCGCTATACGAGTCGACGCCAGGCACGCAACATCCCGGCTGCGGCTTGATGAAACCTGATGCCCTGACCACATGAGAGGTAACGCCGAAGAATTCTTACCCGCAGAGCGCATGAGAACGGCGCCGACCCAGCATAATCCTACCCACTTGGCTGTGTCGAGCCAGAGGGCGTCTAGCGGCACCAGCGCCGTGAATTGAGGAGCAACCAACTCCTCGCCGCTCAACTGCAAGCGGCCAGCTCCTCCGGAgggaagagaagaggacgagatCTGGGAGGCGGACTCCAACGCAGACTCCTCGCCTGCCGGGGGTGCCTCAGCAGCgctgcctggcgcctgcCTGAAAGACgcttgcagcagctgctggaccGTCGTACCGTCCTCCTGCGCCCGACTATAAGCCGAGCTCGCCAGCGCATACGTCGGGGAGTAgacgctcgccggcgcggcgagggcagcgctgTGGGCGCAGGGCCAGAAGAGCAGCCAGTAGCCTATGGGCGCGTGGAATCGCGAGAGATCGAGaaacgctgcggcgcgcggaaagaTAGAGGAAGGCAGGAGACTGGCAAGCAGAGGGTACCGGAGCTCAGGGACATCGTCTTGTGCAGGCGAATGACGGCGCAGTCTGTGCTGGTGAGGCCGGCGGAAAGACGAGCGTGGCGGTGCGCTGaacggcagcgccgcagcaggcgaagacgctgcaGAAAACGAAGGGAACGCTAAGGGGATTTTAAGGCTCGAAGACGGACGCGGGACGCAAGCGGAAGTGGGCACGACCGCCCTGTGGGAGCCTTGCCGCCCACGACTGTAGCGCGGCTCCCATCGCCCCGAGGCCGCATGGAGGGCAGTGAGAAGACTCTTGGGCGGCGCCCGAAAAACCGcaagcgaggacgacgcgcagagggccGCTGCTGTGGACAGCAAGCGGGTGCTGGCTGCGCCGTATCGAGAGGGCTCCGAGGGGAGGAGCGAATCAAAAAGACGCTGTGCGCCACAAGGAGCTGGGACAAATCGTGATGACGCAcgcgtcgcgtcgccgatGAAGGCATCTGCTCTCGCGGCTGACTTCACATGTTTCTCGACTGGACATGGAGCAGCACCGTCGGGAGAATttccagcggcgcagggagaCGTCTGCCTGCAGCAGGGCACACCGCAGAGAGTAGAGGGCCCAGCAGCAGCCTCAGGGCGAGCTGAcgacggcctgcgcggcggcgctcgctgcgttcCTCGCCTCCACAGAGTCCGGAAGGCACACCTGGTCacgctgcgcccgctgccCATCGTGAACCCGGGAGAAAAAtaaagaagcgagagaggacCTGGGAGGCTTGAATACCAACCGCGGCACCAGCatgagaggcggcggagacagctcgCTCGATgctcctcgctggcggctgtcttctttctcgtcagcgcgcacgcggacgacgcgccaGGCTGCCTACGAAGAGCAGCACCCAGAAGGCCTGACCGTTCTCCGAAATTTGGCAGGTGCCTTCGGAGGCAACAAGCAGTGAGGCGACGGATTCAAAAGAGGCGTCATGGAAGCCTAGGAGACACATCTGAGACAACCTGAGGAGACGGAAGTGACGTCACAGAaaggcggcgaggggggagCACAGGAAGAGGCAAGACGCGGAAATACACTACGCAAGCTGAAgcttcctgtctcctctgtcgctccTCGTCcctgcctgtctcctcgtcgcgacAGGGGCGACCTCTGTACACGAAATtccccctcggcgccgcgggtctCGGCACATGCAACCGCATGGGCGGAACGCTCGAGAAGCCCCGGCGAAATGTCGAGATTGAAACCAGGCTGCCTCGAAGCCTCTTGTAggaaaacgcgagagagagaaacaaAATGTGAGGATACAGCGAGGAATCCGCAGAAGGACCTCGGACGCTAgggctgcatgcatgcgcaacGCGCTGCTGGTAAGCTTGGATGCTGGCGTGCGCATCGCTTTTCATCGCGTCCTTCGAGTCCTTGTCCCTTTCAACTACAAAATCACTACCCTCGAAACGAATGCATATCTCGTGCTCCCTCTGCTCTTATCTCGGAGTTGCTTTCGTGCGTCATCTGGGGGTCAGGTGTCTCTCACGTCACTTCACCAGGCGCCCCCGTTCGCAAAGACGGCCTCCGTGACAGGATCTCGTTTTTCTCGAGTCTTGTCCTTTTCGCTCAGAAATGAGTCCTGCCCGCACTTTGGATTGAAGTGTCCTCGTATGTAGTCTTTTTTTAG contains:
- a CDS encoding 4-hydroxybenzoate polyprenyl transferase (encoded by transcript BESB_002720), giving the protein MGSGRSVTRCAFRTLWRRGTQRAPPRRPSSARPEAAAGPSTLCGVPCCRQTSPCAAGNSPDGAAPCPVEKHVKSAARADAFIGDATRASSRFVPAPCGAQRLFDSLLPSEPSRYGAASTRLLSTAAALCASSSLAVFRAPPKSLLTALHAASGRWEPRYSRGRQGSHRAVVPTSACVPRPSSSLKIPLAFPSFSAASSPAAALPFSAPPRSSFRRPHQHRLRRHSPAQDDVPELRYPLLASLLPSSIFPRAAAFLDLSRFHAPIGYWLLFWPCAHSAALAAPASVYSPTYALASSAYSRAQEDGTTVQQLLQASFRQAPGSAAEAPPAGEESALESASQISSSSLPSGGAGRLQLSGEELVAPQFTALVPLDALWLDTAKWVGLCWVGAVLMRSAGCIVNDLLDRKLDARVERTRSRPLPSGRLSPQAALASLSVHLGLSLALLLQFNPATVVTALASVGLVAVYPLMKRVTHWPQLVLGLTFNWGALVGWTAVTGQLGLPEASGAASQGASAGHFSALSSDCAGAQSSSDGCSGSGDSSAFGGLGKGVAPSLAAMSSFCSLGLTPLFLYASGIFWTLTYDTIYAHQDKRDDRRVGIKSTALLFGSRTPLWTAGFSAAYAACLLGAGLSSQMAWPYYASTALCCLQLLVQSTTTNLNDPKACSDAFKRNQWVGATLFVGILASKLVENSRKQSTEGLEKETSDTCAGSLSGP